The following proteins come from a genomic window of Achromobacter sp. AONIH1:
- a CDS encoding STY4528 family pathogenicity island replication protein translates to MATGGAPRRDGPVALSALFDDALRELVPRAPPTPPAPRGAAAALPAAPVSDGFLYSGNRHESVPRALFLDRRLTPLERNAWQVLRLQLQSDGVTAFPTYDQLRPYLASMPCAAQASHETVARALTLLRLTRWLSLVRRRRDPKTGRILSNLYVLHDEPLTPFEAMQLDPDYLGLVSQALTHAAKAVQIVGMNTLREIAEDPMLNGRTLPTRLQVLAQRMARNEWADASYPQAPVDHESEEGQDGLLRNLEGPSSESEAGLKSAPDGSLRNPKEDRTVRMDRINQVRTVPRAKSLQHLRLPERLLRLKDEQQSGAMVALQQVDESLRQAVLDEWDARCRKSAVRNPAGYLFGIIQKAMRGEFKAWAGEGGSPSTPPAPPPRPAAPAPSAPPPPAPNGPGREAARAYLAKLRSTLGDS, encoded by the coding sequence ATGGCGACCGGCGGCGCACCCCGGCGCGATGGCCCCGTGGCGCTGTCGGCACTGTTCGACGACGCGCTGCGGGAACTGGTGCCACGGGCACCACCGACACCGCCAGCCCCGCGCGGCGCTGCTGCTGCATTGCCGGCCGCGCCGGTCAGCGACGGCTTCCTCTACAGCGGCAACCGGCACGAGAGCGTGCCGCGTGCGCTGTTCCTCGACCGGCGCCTGACGCCGCTGGAGCGCAACGCCTGGCAGGTGCTCCGCCTGCAGCTCCAGAGCGACGGCGTGACGGCGTTCCCGACCTACGACCAGCTTCGCCCCTACCTCGCCTCGATGCCCTGCGCGGCGCAGGCCTCGCACGAGACCGTGGCGCGCGCCTTGACGCTGCTGCGGCTGACGCGCTGGCTGAGCCTGGTGCGACGGCGCCGCGACCCGAAGACCGGGCGCATCCTGAGCAACCTCTACGTGCTGCACGACGAACCGCTGACACCCTTCGAGGCGATGCAGCTCGACCCCGACTACCTCGGCCTGGTCAGCCAGGCGCTGACCCATGCGGCGAAGGCGGTGCAGATCGTCGGCATGAACACCCTGCGCGAGATCGCCGAAGACCCGATGCTCAACGGCCGCACGCTGCCCACGCGGCTGCAGGTGCTGGCACAGCGCATGGCGCGCAACGAATGGGCGGACGCGAGTTATCCACAAGCGCCTGTGGATCACGAATCCGAAGAAGGCCAGGACGGCCTGCTTCGGAATCTCGAAGGCCCGTCTTCGGAATCCGAAGCAGGGCTGAAATCCGCGCCAGACGGCTCACTTCGGAATCCGAAGGAGGACCGTACTGTACGTATGGATCGTATAAATCAAGTACGTACAGTACCGCGCGCGAAGTCGTTGCAGCACCTGCGCCTGCCCGAGCGCCTGCTGCGCTTGAAGGACGAGCAGCAAAGCGGCGCGATGGTGGCCTTGCAGCAGGTGGACGAGTCGCTGCGGCAGGCGGTGTTGGACGAATGGGATGCGCGCTGCCGCAAAAGCGCGGTACGCAACCCGGCCGGCTATCTGTTCGGCATCATCCAGAAGGCGATGCGCGGCGAGTTCAAGGCCTGGGCCGGCGAAGGCGGTTCGCCATCGACGCCGCCTGCGCCGCCGCCACGGCCAGCCGCACCGGCACCGTCTGCACCGCCACCGCCCGCGCCGAACGGCCCTGGCCGCGAGGCAGCGCGGGCCTACCTGGCGAAACTGCGTTCAACCCTGGGCGATTCCTGA
- a CDS encoding single-stranded DNA-binding protein — protein MSTHFVGEGNIGSAPDYREFPNGNDEPRRLLRLNVYFDNPIPKKDGEFEDRGGFWAPVELWHRDADHWKDLYQKGMRVLVEGRTVKDEWEDADDNERTTFKIEARRIGILPYRIQAVTLSARTLEPEAAVPPPKETKGTKASKETKAKG, from the coding sequence ATGAGCACGCACTTCGTCGGCGAGGGCAACATCGGTTCCGCGCCGGACTATCGCGAATTCCCTAACGGCAACGACGAGCCGCGCCGGCTGCTGCGCCTGAACGTCTACTTCGACAACCCGATCCCAAAGAAGGACGGTGAATTCGAGGACCGCGGCGGCTTCTGGGCGCCGGTGGAGCTGTGGCACCGCGACGCCGACCACTGGAAAGACCTGTACCAGAAGGGCATGCGCGTGCTGGTAGAAGGCCGCACGGTGAAGGACGAGTGGGAGGACGCCGACGACAACGAGCGCACGACCTTCAAGATCGAGGCCCGCCGCATCGGCATTCTGCCGTACCGCATCCAGGCCGTGACCCTCAGCGCCAGGACGCTGGAACCCGAGGCCGCAGTACCGCCGCCGAAGGAGACCAAGGGGACGAAGGCGTCGAAGGAAACCAAGGCCAAGGGCTGA
- a CDS encoding DUF2857 domain-containing protein — MSAPHPLNQAVIAQALHDLRNGQLRRCKAMGFGEEELDALKHPELVSMLVNATVSWCSVSVNRDVLKRLLSQVHDVEREIATVDRMLRLGASTEMVSRFYGLTHQEVALRRDILGLPKRKGRHPVLDEAQDTALWKQWKAGVMERGIALDDEVAMLTLTMDLAETLNLPMSVIWSAIRNWIDQGLV, encoded by the coding sequence ATGTCGGCACCGCATCCGCTCAACCAGGCCGTCATCGCACAGGCGCTGCACGACCTGCGCAATGGGCAACTGCGGCGCTGCAAGGCGATGGGCTTCGGCGAGGAGGAGCTGGACGCGCTCAAGCACCCCGAACTCGTGAGCATGCTGGTGAACGCCACGGTGTCGTGGTGTTCGGTGTCGGTGAACCGCGATGTGCTGAAGCGGCTGCTGAGCCAAGTGCACGACGTGGAGCGAGAGATCGCGACGGTCGACCGCATGCTGCGCCTGGGCGCCAGCACGGAGATGGTCAGCCGCTTCTACGGGCTTACGCACCAGGAGGTGGCCCTGCGCCGCGACATCCTCGGCCTGCCCAAGCGCAAGGGGCGGCATCCGGTGCTGGACGAGGCGCAGGACACGGCGCTGTGGAAGCAGTGGAAGGCCGGCGTCATGGAGCGCGGCATCGCGCTGGACGATGAGGTGGCGATGCTGACGCTGACCATGGACCTGGCCGAGACCTTGAACCTGCCGATGTCGGTGATCTGGTCGGCGATACGCAACTGGATCGACCAGGGGCTGGTGTAG
- a CDS encoding DUF3158 family protein: MTASSSNGQPARFLPLEQADFQRLEHGSYLKGLLQPFKGKGSLEAWANQCTALRDDLIGLAQRRVLQQARAYPFSLLDVQLAQQTTGAGTTFLRWRNHDRSSMGVALWESLLDRPATPASLIDDLYAMELQRIALNMQISLLHTLGRQAQECASKAAQAEAAYLRRVHGHAASVPSTTPKESP; encoded by the coding sequence ATGACAGCATCGTCTTCCAACGGCCAACCGGCGCGCTTCCTGCCGCTGGAACAGGCGGACTTCCAGCGCCTGGAACACGGCTCCTACCTAAAAGGCCTTTTACAGCCTTTTAAAGGTAAGGGGAGTCTGGAGGCCTGGGCCAACCAGTGCACGGCGCTGCGCGACGACTTAATCGGGCTGGCGCAGCGGCGCGTGCTGCAACAGGCGCGGGCCTACCCCTTCTCGCTGCTCGACGTGCAACTGGCCCAGCAGACCACTGGCGCAGGCACGACCTTCCTGCGCTGGCGCAACCACGACCGTTCTTCCATGGGCGTGGCGCTGTGGGAATCGCTGCTCGACCGCCCGGCGACGCCGGCCTCGCTGATCGACGACCTGTACGCGATGGAGCTGCAGCGCATCGCTTTGAACATGCAGATCAGCCTCCTTCACACGCTGGGCCGCCAGGCCCAGGAGTGCGCCAGCAAGGCCGCGCAGGCCGAAGCGGCTTACCTGCGACGTGTCCACGGGCATGCCGCGTCGGTTCCATCCACCACCCCCAAGGAGTCTCCATGA
- a CDS encoding PFL_4669 family integrating conjugative element protein, which produces MANESQPPLQLNLGSLRSAMSLTLHTHHASRIWHGRAPAEGRPGIIGLNGYISVMNKMKRGAEQDDPYSDFWMLRIEDKLTQTKDSLQALREQVDQALADVPPALSLGENMNVQPVKLPLFVNAQLGFIAVYLLADYDDLARKLILAHHTALIDRSTLERWLNDGAHALRSLFSLAQQYRYSGATRDDFASKNAVARAALEKFGELPQDVLEGTRRSRFAPPIARRSGKPGKAADAAPSAGAADVADDDHDHDGEGTKA; this is translated from the coding sequence ATGGCCAATGAATCCCAGCCGCCCCTGCAGTTGAATCTCGGATCGCTGCGCAGCGCGATGTCGCTGACGCTGCACACCCACCACGCTTCACGCATCTGGCATGGCCGAGCGCCTGCCGAGGGCCGGCCCGGGATCATCGGCCTGAACGGCTACATCAGCGTGATGAACAAGATGAAGCGCGGCGCCGAGCAGGACGATCCCTACTCGGATTTCTGGATGCTGCGCATCGAGGACAAGCTGACGCAGACCAAGGACAGCTTGCAGGCGCTGCGTGAGCAGGTGGACCAGGCGCTGGCCGACGTGCCGCCCGCGCTGTCGCTGGGCGAGAACATGAACGTGCAGCCCGTGAAGCTGCCGCTGTTCGTCAATGCGCAGCTCGGCTTCATAGCGGTGTACCTGCTGGCCGACTACGACGACCTGGCCCGCAAGCTGATCCTCGCCCACCACACCGCGCTGATCGACCGCAGCACGCTGGAACGCTGGCTCAACGACGGCGCGCATGCGCTGCGCAGCCTGTTCTCGCTGGCACAGCAGTACCGCTACTCCGGCGCGACGCGCGACGACTTCGCCTCGAAGAACGCGGTGGCGCGGGCGGCGCTGGAGAAGTTCGGCGAGTTGCCGCAGGACGTGCTCGAAGGCACGCGCCGCTCGCGCTTTGCGCCACCGATCGCACGGCGGTCGGGCAAGCCTGGTAAAGCCGCGGATGCCGCACCCAGCGCTGGCGCAGCCGACGTGGCGGACGACGACCACGACCATGACGGCGAAGGCACGAAGGCATGA
- a CDS encoding ParB family protein, which produces MADLTPQDMAANLLASGFERNGPSVAALSDPIADTPMVVTLDQLRPYDHDPRVTRNPAYEDIKASIRERGLDAPPAITRRPGEPHYIIRNGGNTRLAILRELWSETKDERFFRIPCLFRPWPQRGEVVMLTGHLAENELRGGLSFIERALGVEKAREFYEQEMGRDSGQPLSQSELARRLTADGFPLPQSHISRMQDAVHYLLPAIPTLLYGGLGRHQVERLAVLRKACERTWERHALRRNLSMDFATLFQDLLAQFDTQPDNFSPQRVQDELVGQMAELLEADYDTLSLEIDDSESRQRALTSDPAPLQAARPAVPAGPPRPPSPPSLPPGPSVQSSEPGPGQAAQAGSTPAASDKGMQQDDERLQGHIVSPAPTTERLQSIQRMVADQMGDKLPDFEADALRAIPVQAGGLYPISDVWYIEPGLDVPDRLRVHIAQFAREIAEEADVAGQVEPSEGGMGFVCVAPPAVRALPPFACAVLTLLHALCAAPRPAPGFDGARLADDLAALLHGGGAYPRLSDAGLVKLFRLLRMARRLLDLETGAAFSNPGHGA; this is translated from the coding sequence GTGGCTGACCTGACGCCGCAGGACATGGCCGCCAATCTGCTGGCCTCGGGCTTCGAGCGCAACGGCCCTTCGGTCGCGGCCCTGAGCGACCCCATCGCCGACACGCCGATGGTGGTGACGCTGGACCAGTTGCGCCCCTACGACCACGACCCGCGCGTGACGCGCAACCCGGCCTACGAGGACATCAAGGCCTCGATCCGCGAACGCGGGCTCGATGCGCCGCCCGCGATCACGCGCCGGCCCGGCGAACCGCACTACATCATCCGCAACGGCGGCAACACGCGCCTGGCGATCCTGCGCGAGCTGTGGAGCGAGACGAAAGACGAACGGTTCTTCCGCATCCCCTGCCTGTTCCGCCCGTGGCCGCAGCGCGGCGAAGTGGTGATGCTGACCGGGCACCTGGCCGAGAACGAGTTGCGCGGCGGGCTCAGCTTCATCGAGCGGGCCTTGGGCGTGGAGAAGGCGCGCGAGTTCTACGAGCAGGAAATGGGGCGGGACAGCGGCCAGCCGCTGTCGCAGAGCGAGCTGGCGCGGCGGCTTACGGCCGATGGCTTCCCGCTGCCGCAGTCGCACATCAGCCGCATGCAGGACGCCGTGCACTACCTGCTCCCGGCGATCCCCACGCTGCTGTACGGCGGGCTCGGCCGGCATCAGGTGGAACGGCTCGCGGTGCTGCGCAAGGCCTGCGAACGCACCTGGGAGCGGCATGCCCTGAGGCGCAACCTGTCGATGGACTTCGCTACGCTGTTCCAGGACCTGCTGGCGCAGTTCGACACGCAGCCCGACAACTTCTCACCGCAGCGTGTGCAGGACGAGCTGGTCGGCCAGATGGCCGAGCTGCTGGAAGCGGACTACGACACGCTGAGCCTGGAAATCGACGACAGCGAGAGCCGGCAGCGCGCATTGACCAGCGATCCTGCGCCGCTGCAGGCGGCAAGACCTGCGGTGCCGGCCGGGCCACCGCGACCACCGTCACCGCCTTCGCTGCCGCCCGGCCCCTCGGTGCAGTCGTCGGAGCCTGGCCCTGGCCAGGCTGCGCAGGCCGGTTCCACGCCGGCCGCCAGCGACAAGGGCATGCAGCAGGATGACGAACGCCTGCAGGGTCACATCGTGTCCCCGGCCCCGACCACCGAACGCCTGCAATCCATCCAGCGCATGGTGGCCGATCAGATGGGCGACAAGCTGCCCGACTTCGAGGCCGACGCGCTGCGCGCGATCCCTGTGCAGGCGGGCGGGCTCTACCCCATCTCGGATGTCTGGTACATCGAGCCCGGCCTGGATGTGCCGGATCGGCTGCGGGTGCACATCGCACAGTTCGCGCGCGAGATCGCCGAGGAAGCCGACGTGGCCGGGCAGGTCGAACCCAGCGAAGGCGGCATGGGCTTCGTCTGCGTGGCGCCCCCGGCGGTGCGCGCATTGCCTCCGTTCGCGTGTGCGGTGCTGACCTTGCTGCATGCGCTGTGCGCCGCGCCCCGACCCGCCCCCGGCTTCGATGGCGCCCGGCTGGCCGACGACCTTGCGGCCTTGCTGCATGGCGGCGGCGCATATCCGCGCCTGAGCGATGCCGGGCTGGTAAAGCTGTTCCGGCTGCTGCGCATGGCGCGCCGGCTGCTGGATCTGGAGACCGGCGCGGCCTTCAGCAACCCCGGCCACGGCGCCTGA
- a CDS encoding DNA topoisomerase III, with protein MRVFLCEKPSQGKDIARVLGAGQRGNGCYSGAGVVVTWCIGHLVEAVPPEGYGEQYKRWGIEQLPILPERWRVEPKAATAAQFKVVQQLVAKAGELVIATDADREGEMIAREIIELCGYRGPIQRLWLSALNDASIRKALGTLKPSAETLPLYFSALARSRADWLIGMNLSRLFTLLGRQAGYTGVLSVGRVQTPTLKLVVDRDREIARFVSVPFWAIEVALSHAGQSFVASWTPPQGSTDDAGRCLQQPVAQQAAERLRAAGAAQVLSVETERVREGPPLPFDLGTLQEVCSKQLGLDVQETLDIAQALYETHKATTYPRSDSGYLPESMLAEVPTVLDSLLKTDPGLRPLIDRLDRQQRSRAWNDGKVTAHHGIIPTLEPANLSAMSDKELAVYRLIRAHYLAQFLPHHEFDRTVAQLTCGGQSLVAVGKQIAVAGWRQVLAAPEPDDADGEEAQRGQVLPALRAGASCQVGQVDLKALKTLPPKPYTQGELVKAMKGVAKLVTDPRLKQKLKDTTGIGTEATRANVISALLARGYLVKKGRAIRASDAAFTLIDAVPAAIADPGTTAVWEQALDMIEAGQMTLDTFIAKQSAWVAQLVQQYRGATLPLKLPPAPSCPQCGAPMRQRTGKNGAFWSCSRYPDCKGTEPVETATGKPAAPSPRRRSPKAS; from the coding sequence ATGCGCGTGTTCCTGTGCGAGAAGCCGTCCCAGGGCAAGGACATCGCCCGTGTGCTGGGCGCCGGCCAACGCGGCAACGGCTGCTACAGCGGTGCGGGTGTCGTCGTGACCTGGTGCATCGGTCATCTGGTCGAAGCGGTTCCGCCCGAAGGCTACGGCGAGCAGTACAAGCGCTGGGGCATCGAGCAACTGCCTATTCTTCCCGAGCGTTGGCGTGTCGAGCCCAAGGCGGCGACCGCGGCGCAGTTCAAGGTCGTGCAGCAGCTCGTCGCCAAGGCGGGCGAACTGGTGATCGCGACCGACGCCGACCGCGAGGGCGAGATGATTGCCCGCGAGATCATCGAGCTGTGCGGCTACCGCGGCCCGATCCAGCGCCTGTGGCTGTCGGCGCTCAACGATGCGTCGATCCGCAAGGCCCTGGGCACGCTCAAGCCGTCCGCCGAGACGCTGCCGCTTTACTTCTCCGCGCTCGCCCGATCGCGTGCCGACTGGCTGATCGGGATGAACCTGAGCCGCCTGTTCACGTTGCTCGGGCGCCAGGCCGGCTACACCGGCGTGCTGTCGGTCGGGCGCGTGCAGACACCGACGCTCAAGCTGGTGGTGGACCGTGACCGCGAGATCGCGCGTTTCGTTTCGGTGCCGTTCTGGGCCATCGAGGTTGCACTCTCACATGCGGGCCAGTCCTTCGTCGCAAGCTGGACGCCGCCGCAGGGCAGCACCGACGACGCCGGCCGCTGCCTGCAACAGCCGGTGGCGCAGCAGGCTGCCGAGCGCCTGCGCGCGGCCGGTGCCGCCCAGGTGCTGTCGGTGGAAACAGAGCGCGTGCGCGAAGGGCCGCCGCTGCCGTTCGACCTCGGCACGCTGCAGGAGGTGTGCTCGAAGCAGTTGGGTCTGGACGTGCAGGAGACGCTGGACATTGCCCAGGCGCTGTACGAGACGCACAAGGCGACCACCTATCCGCGCTCGGACTCAGGCTACCTGCCCGAGAGCATGTTGGCCGAGGTGCCCACCGTACTCGACAGCCTGCTCAAGACCGACCCCGGCCTGCGCCCGCTGATCGACCGCCTGGATCGCCAGCAGCGTTCGCGGGCCTGGAACGACGGCAAGGTCACGGCGCACCACGGCATCATTCCCACGCTGGAACCGGCGAACCTCTCGGCGATGAGCGACAAGGAGCTGGCCGTCTACAGGCTGATCCGCGCCCACTACCTCGCGCAGTTCCTGCCGCACCACGAATTCGACCGGACGGTGGCGCAGCTTACGTGCGGCGGGCAGTCGCTGGTCGCGGTCGGTAAGCAGATCGCGGTGGCCGGATGGCGCCAGGTACTGGCGGCGCCGGAGCCCGACGACGCGGACGGCGAGGAAGCGCAGCGCGGCCAGGTGCTGCCGGCGCTGCGTGCTGGAGCTTCCTGCCAGGTCGGCCAGGTCGATCTGAAGGCGTTGAAGACGCTGCCGCCCAAGCCCTACACGCAGGGCGAGCTGGTCAAAGCCATGAAGGGCGTCGCCAAGCTCGTGACCGACCCACGCCTGAAGCAGAAGCTCAAGGACACCACGGGCATCGGCACCGAGGCCACGCGCGCCAACGTCATCAGCGCCTTACTGGCACGCGGCTATCTTGTGAAGAAGGGCCGTGCCATCCGCGCATCGGATGCGGCTTTCACGCTGATCGACGCGGTGCCGGCGGCCATCGCCGATCCGGGCACGACGGCGGTGTGGGAGCAGGCGCTGGACATGATCGAGGCCGGCCAGATGACGCTGGACACCTTCATCGCCAAGCAATCGGCCTGGGTCGCCCAGCTCGTGCAGCAGTACCGCGGCGCAACGCTCCCCCTCAAGCTGCCGCCCGCGCCGAGCTGCCCGCAGTGCGGCGCCCCGATGCGCCAGCGCACTGGCAAGAACGGCGCGTTCTGGTCGTGCAGCCGCTACCCGGACTGCAAGGGCACGGAGCCGGTCGAAACCGCGACAGGCAAGCCCGCAGCGCCAAGCCCGCGGCGTCGGTCTCCGAAGGCGAGCTGA